The genomic stretch CCGCCTTCGCCCCAGGCCCACACGGTGCCGTCGGAGCGCAACGCCAGCGAATGGGAGTAGCCCGCGGCCACGGACACCACCCCGCTCAGCCCCTGCACCTGCACTGGCACCAAACGGTCGGTCCTGGTGCCGTCTCCCAACTGGCCAGCGGTGTTGTCGCCCCAGCTCCAGACGGTCCCATCATCGCGCAGCGCCAACGAGTATTCACCGCCCGCGGCGATGGCCAGCACCCCACTCAACCCCTGCACCTGCACTGGCACCGAGCGGTTGCTCGTGGTGCCATCCCCCAACTGACCGCGATGGTTTTCACCCCAGGCCCACACGGTGCCATCAGAATGTACCGCCAGCGAATAGGAGTAGCCCCCAGCCAAGGCCAACACACCACTCCCCCCCTGCACCTGCACGGGCACCGAGCGGTTGCCCTGGGTGCCATCCCCTAGCTGGCCCGAGAGGTTGGCCCCTGTTGCCCAGACGGAGCCATCTGGGAGTCCCACCAGCGAATGAGACTCGCCCGCGGCCACGACCACTCCTCCCCCCAGCCCCGGCACCTGCACGGGTGCCAAGCGGTTGCTCGTGGTGCCATCCCCTGGCTCTCCTGAATCATCAATGGGCTGACCACACCCCACCACCAGCACTGCGATCCAGACGCCCAGCAGTCGGGTCATCCATCGTTCTGCATTGATTTGCATGGCTCAACTCCAGACAAGAAGAAGAAGACAGCACCCGGGACCAGGGGATGCCTACTCCCAGGCATTGCACTCAATACAGCAAAGAGCGAATGGGAGTGGTTGCGCTCGTGGGGGGTGCATTGCCCAGTTGGCCGTAGGCGTTGTTACCCCAGGACCACAGGGTGCCGTCGGAGAGTGCCGCCAGCGAGTGGGCGGAGCCCGCGGCCACGGCCACTCCTCCGCTCAGCCCCTGCGCCTGCACCGGCACCAGTCGATCAATCGTCGTGCCATCCCCCAACGGGCCGTCAAAGTTGTCACCCCAGGCCCACACGCTGCCGTCGGAGCGCATCGCCAGCGAGTGGGCGGAGCCCGCGGCCACGGCCACTCCTCCGCTCAGCCCCTGCGCCTGCACCGGCACCAGTCGATCAATCGTCGTGCCATCCCCCAACTGGCCCTGTCCGTTCTTGCCCCACGCCCATACGGTGCCGTCGGAGCGCACTGCCAGCGAGTGCCAGGTGCCCGCGGCCACGGCCCCTACTCCGCTCAGCCCCTGCGCCTGCACCGGCACCCGTCGGTTGCTCGTGGTGCCATCCCCCAACTGGCCGGAGGAGTTGTAACCCCAGGCCCACACGGTGCCGTCGGAGCGCACCACCAGCGAGTGGGAGGAGCCCGCGGCCACGGCCACCACCCCGCTCAACCCCTGCACTTGAACCGGAACCCGTCGGTTGCTCGTCGTGCCATCCCCCACCTGGCCGGATGCGTTGGAGCCCCAGGCCCACACGGTTCCGTCGGAGTGCACCGCCAGCGAGTAGGCGGAGCCCGCGGCCACGGCCACCACCCCGCTCAGCCCCTGCACCTGCACCGCCACCAAGCGGTCCGTCGTGGTGCCATCCCCCAACTGGCCCTGGGCGTTGTAACCCCAGGCCCACACGGTGCCGTCGGAGCGCACTGCCAGCGAGTGGGCGGAGCCCGCGGCCACGGCCACCACCCCGCTCAACCCCTGCACCCGCACGGGCACTGAGCGGTTGCTCGTGGTGCCATCCCCCAGTTGGCCGCGGGAGTTGTCACCCCAGGCCCACACGGTTCCATCGGAGTACACCGCCAGCGAGTGGAACTGGGACGCGGCCATCGCCACCACCCCCTCCAGCCCCTGCACCGGCACCGGCACCGGGTGGTGGGCCGCAACCCCATCTCCACGCTGGCCGAAGGTGTTGCTCCCCCAGGCCCACACGGTGCCGTTGGAGCGCAACGCCAGCGAGTGGGAGGAGCCCGCGGCCACGGCCACCACTCCGCTCAGCCCTTGCGTCTGCACCGGCACCGAACGACTGCTCCTGCTATCATCCCCCAACTGGCTGGTGCCGTTGCTGCCCCAGGCCCATACGGTGCCGTCGAAGCGCACTGCCAGCGAGTGCCAGGTGCCCGCGGCCACGGCCACCACTCCGCTCAGCCCCTGCGTCTGCACCGGCACCGAACGGCTGGTCGTGGTGCCATCCCCCAACTGGCCGGAGGAGTTGAGGCCCCAGGCCCACACGCCGCCGCCGGAGCGCACCGCCAGCGAGTGGGAGAGGCCCGCGGCCACGGCCACCACTCCACTCAACCCTGGCACCTGCACCGGTACCAGGCGGTTGGTCGTGGTGCCATCTCCCACCTGGCCGGAGGCGTTGTCCCCCCAGGCCCACACGCTGCCGTCCGAGAGCACCGCCAGCGAGTGGTAGGAGCCCGCGGCCACGGCCACCACTCCGCTCAACCCTGGCACCTGCACCGGCACCAGGCGGCTGGTCGTGGTGCCATCTCCCACCTGGCCGGAGGAGTTGAGGCCCCAGGCCCACACGCTGCCATCATTACGTACCGCCAGCGAGTGGGAATGGCCCGCGGCCACGGCCACCACTCCGCTCAACCCTGGCACCTGCACCGGCACCAGGCGGTTGGTCTTGGGGCCAGCATCCCCCACCTGGCCGTAGGTGTTGGCGCCCCAGGCCCACACGGTGCCGTCCGAGCGCACCGCCAGCGAATGGGCAGCGCGCGTGGCCAGGGAGACCACCCCGCTCAACCCCTGCACCTGCACTGGTTCCGAGCGATCGGTCCTGGAGCCATCTCCCAGTTGGCCGACGGAATTCGAGCCCGCTGCCCAGACGGTACCATCTGGGCGCAAGGCCAGAGAATATGAATCTCCTGCCACCAGACGGGCTCGCGACTGCGCGGCCCACAGCGGAGCGCCCATCAACGACTGCTTCGCGGACTCATCAGTGGGCTGACCACAACCCACCACCGTCAGCACACCGATCCAGACTTGCAGCAGTCGGGTCATCCATCGTCTTGTATTGCTTCGCATTGACTCAGTCCTGGCGAGAGGGAGACATGGGCGTCAGAGGCCGTGCGTCTTGGCGCAGGCGCCCATGCGAGCGCCCTGCTGCCAGTTCCCCACATTAGCACCAGAAGACCCTGGATTGCCGCTCGAACGCAGCGGCAATCCCTCGAAAGACGAACCCCATGGGTGCACGCCGTGACGCGGCCGTGACGCAAGGGAGCCGGCCCGCCTCCTCCCGCTGCGTGCGGCTCAGGCGTCCAGGAGCGAATTCTTCATGACCTCATCGTAGCTCATCCTGAGAATGGACCGCGGCAGGAGGGCGAGGGCGGTTTTCTCGGCTTTCATCACCTCGATGAAATGCTCGAAAGCCTCGTCATGATACGTGCGTGCGTCCTCGAGCCGCCCCTGCGCCTGAGCCAACAGTCCCAGTCTGAAGTAGCTGCTGGTCAGGGCGAGCAAGGTGACGCTCACCCTCATCGACTTCGCCGCCGTCAGTTCCCGGCTCAGCGCGAGAGCGGCCTCGTAGGGATGGCGCGCTTCCTCGAACTGGCCCTGCTCCCGCATCACGTCTCCCAGTTTGCCGTACCTGCTGATCAGGAACGTCTTCAACAGGGTGTCCGTCGGATTGGTGTCCACCATTTCCCGGCTCAGCCGCAGAGCGGTTTCGTAGTGCTCCCGTGCCAGCGCGAGCTGGCCCTGCACCTGGGCAATCAACCCCAGGCTGGACTCGCCGACAGCCAGTCCCTTCTTCAAGGTGGCATTGGTCGGGTCGGCGACCAGCAGCTCCCGGCTCATGGTGCGCAGCCTTTCATAATAGTCGCGCGCCGTCTCCAACTGGCCCTGCTCCCGCGCGAGGTTTCCCATGTTGACGTAGCTGGTGACCACGACCTCCTTCAGCCTGGCATTCGTCGGGTCGGTTTTCAGCAATTCCTGGCCCAGCACGAACGCGGCCTCCGCGTATTGGCGCCTATCATCCGGTTGGCCATGCATCCGTGAAGACGTCACCAACCGGGTATAGATTTGAGCCAGTTCCCGCTTCAGCGAGGCATTCGTCGGGTCCGCCTCCACGAGTTCCTGGAGCAGCTCGCGAGTCTTTTCGAAGTGTTGATGTGACTGCTCACCCTGCCCTCCCAGCTCCAGCGCCAGCTCCGCCAGTTGGCTGTGGCTGATGGCCAATTCCCGCTTCAAGATGGCGTTCTTTGGATCGTCCTCCACCAGCTCCTGGGTCAGCTCGAGAGCCTCTTCATAATGCTCGCGAGTCTCCTCGTACTGGCCCTGTGCACGCAGGACATTCCCGAGCCGTCCGTGGCTGTCGACCAGACTCCGCTTCAGCGAGGTATTCGTCCCGTCGTCGTCCGCGAGTTCCTCGCTGAGCCGGAGGTAGTGCTCGTAATACTCGCGCGCATCCGAGAGCTTGCCCTGCGCCTGCGCCACCGCGCCCAACCTGCCGTGACTGGCGGCCAGCTCCCGCTTCACATGGGCATTCATCGGCTCGGCTTCCGCCAGCCCCTGTAGCAACACGAGTGCCTTCTGGTGGTATTCGCGCGACTCCTCGAGCTTGCCCTCCTCCTTCATCACATCACCCAGGCTGCTGGAGTGGGAGGCCAGGTCCCGCTTCAGCGCGGTATTCATCGGATCGACGTTCACGAGCTTCTGGATGAGAACGAGCGCCTGCTCATAATGCCCGCGAGCCGCCTCGAGGTGGCCCTGCGCCCGCCTCACCGCGCCCAGCTTGCCGTAGCAGCCGCCCAGCTCCTGCGCCAGGGAGGCATTGGCCGGGTCGGCGTCCACCAACCGCCGGGTCAGCGCGAGGGCCTCCTCGTAGTGGCCACGCGCCACCTCGAGCTGGCCCTGGGCCTCGCCGACCTCGCCCAGCTTCGAGTGGAGGACGGCGAGCTCGTGCATGTAGACGGGATCGTCCGGATTGGACTCGAGCAACTGCCCGACGAGTTCGAGCGCCTGGCCATACGCCTCGCCCGCGGCCGCCGTGTTCTCGTGCATCATGGCCACGTTGCCCCGCTCCAGATGATTCCTGACGCTCTCGAGCTGGATGTCGGGCTCGTCGGTGGCATCCAGTCGCATCAAGAGCCCCTCGACTCCCTGCAACAACTCCCTGCGCACGGCCGCCGTGCCAGCAATGGGCTCGAGCTTCTTGCTCGTCGTCGAGTGGATTCGCCTCGCCAGCGCGACCGCCTCCCGCAGGCGCATCTCCGCCATGGACCGCTGATTGGAGGCATAGAGGGCCAGGACCGCGAACACCACCATGCCCACCGCCAGCCCCGCGCCCACCCACCGCTGACGTCTCACCCCGCGCCGCTCCCGAGCCTCGCAGGTCTCGAGGAACTCCCTCACGGAGACCGTCATCCGCCCCACGTGCTCGCTCCGGAGGCTGCGCGCGTACCCCAGCCGCGCTCCCGTCGCCAGGTACGAGTCCCCCTGATCCGCGTCCTTCCGGTGCGCCTGCCAGGCCTCCGCCATGGCCTGCAGCTCGCGCCACTGGAGCAGCCGCTTGCGGTTGTCCTGCAGCCACGTGCGCAACCGCTCCCACCGGCGGATGAGCGCCTCGTGCGCCACCTCCACCCAGGCCCCACCGCCACCCGTCTCGCTGCCCCGAGTCACCAGCCGCTCGGCCACCAGCTTCTCCAACACCCGCTCGAAAATGGCCCGTGCCTCCGGCTCCTCGGGCCATACCTCCTCCAGCCAGCACCTCCGCCGGGTGTCGGGCCTCGACTCGTCCCCCAGCGCCACCAGCTCAGCCAGCAGCCGCCTCACGTGCTGGCGCTCCTCCTCCCGCAGCGCGCCGTACAGCCGCTCCGCCGTCTGTGTCAGACCGCCCGCCACGCCCTCCATCTCCTCGTACGCCCGGTGCGTCAGCCTCCGCCCCTCGCGCCCGCGCCACAGCAGGTCCAGCGCATGCTCCAGCAACGGCAGCGCTCCGGGCTCCTGCCCCACGTCCGCCACCACCCTGTCCACCAGCCCCGCCTCCAGCGTCAACCCCACCGCGTGCGCCGGCTTCTCTATCGCCTCGGCCAGTTCCTCCGGCCCGAGCTGGGCCACGAACAACCGGTGCTCCTCGGCGTACACCACCGTGTCCAGCCGCGTCTGTTCATCCAGCACCACCTCTCCGCAGCGCTCGAAGTGATCCACCCGCACCGTGGCCACCACCACGCATCCCAGTGCCAGCTCCTTCCCCAGCGCCCAGACCGCCCTCATCAACGCCTGGCGCTCCTCGCTCCCGAGATGCGTGAACACCTCCTCGAGCTGGTCCATCACCAGCAGCAGCTTGCGCTCCGGACGTGCCTGCCTCAGCCGTCTGGCCTCCTCCAACAGCGCCTCCTGGGAGCCCCCTTCTCCCATCGGC from Cystobacter ferrugineus encodes the following:
- a CDS encoding tetratricopeptide repeat protein codes for the protein MSAAHLEPVGPGAGVDRGQEPESGPYELVLELSRADSPEDAHGFHFGDRDYLVRVGDGGVKRASISWGEIIGDLAKLTGGRPDAELARRLGERMRRFLDELDWGGHEQALVRGRWKGEALRLVVRSSAAELYSLPWELVTLEGSGRHLVDVPGCTLRYEWPRERDEGPRLGAAGDGRVLFAWSEAGGGVPEDRHLLALVKASLEGGFDFDPRRDVLAKVSLEGLEKRLRAAREAKAPVSVLHLLCHGAPLETSGEGHYGLVWNGPEARGGSRELVDGVALGAVLAPYADTLRMVVLCACHGGDGGRLASHLGSVAQELHRAGIDMVVASRLPLSMAGSALLAETLYEKLLVESRSLEEALGAVRRRLRVEAQGFDWASLQLYARREGEADLRPVVLRPYRGLLAFGPRDRRFFFGRGRLEAELLERVAQAARGQRPRFQVVAGASGTGKSSVVMAGLLPQLSREEWDSLVVRPGELMSAGQGAVGAHSVALRELRHRLHRVWNPEPSPMGEGGSQEALLEEARRLRQARPERKLLLVMDQLEEVFTHLGSEERQALMRAVWALGKELALGCVVVATVRVDHFERCGEVVLDEQTRLDTVVYAEEHRLFVAQLGPEELAEAIEKPAHAVGLTLEAGLVDRVVADVGQEPGALPLLEHALDLLWRGREGRRLTHRAYEEMEGVAGGLTQTAERLYGALREEERQHVRRLLAELVALGDESRPDTRRRCWLEEVWPEEPEARAIFERVLEKLVAERLVTRGSETGGGGAWVEVAHEALIRRWERLRTWLQDNRKRLLQWRELQAMAEAWQAHRKDADQGDSYLATGARLGYARSLRSEHVGRMTVSVREFLETCEARERRGVRRQRWVGAGLAVGMVVFAVLALYASNQRSMAEMRLREAVALARRIHSTTSKKLEPIAGTAAVRRELLQGVEGLLMRLDATDEPDIQLESVRNHLERGNVAMMHENTAAAGEAYGQALELVGQLLESNPDDPVYMHELAVLHSKLGEVGEAQGQLEVARGHYEEALALTRRLVDADPANASLAQELGGCYGKLGAVRRAQGHLEAARGHYEQALVLIQKLVNVDPMNTALKRDLASHSSSLGDVMKEEGKLEESREYHQKALVLLQGLAEAEPMNAHVKRELAASHGRLGAVAQAQGKLSDAREYYEHYLRLSEELADDDGTNTSLKRSLVDSHGRLGNVLRAQGQYEETREHYEEALELTQELVEDDPKNAILKRELAISHSQLAELALELGGQGEQSHQHFEKTRELLQELVEADPTNASLKRELAQIYTRLVTSSRMHGQPDDRRQYAEAAFVLGQELLKTDPTNARLKEVVVTSYVNMGNLAREQGQLETARDYYERLRTMSRELLVADPTNATLKKGLAVGESSLGLIAQVQGQLALAREHYETALRLSREMVDTNPTDTLLKTFLISRYGKLGDVMREQGQFEEARHPYEAALALSRELTAAKSMRVSVTLLALTSSYFRLGLLAQAQGRLEDARTYHDEAFEHFIEVMKAEKTALALLPRSILRMSYDEVMKNSLLDA
- a CDS encoding RCC1 repeat-containing protein encodes the protein MTRLLQVWIGVLTVVGCGQPTDESAKQSLMGAPLWAAQSRARLVAGDSYSLALRPDGTVWAAGSNSVGQLGDGSRTDRSEPVQVQGLSGVVSLATRAAHSLAVRSDGTVWAWGANTYGQVGDAGPKTNRLVPVQVPGLSGVVAVAAGHSHSLAVRNDGSVWAWGLNSSGQVGDGTTTSRLVPVQVPGLSGVVAVAAGSYHSLAVLSDGSVWAWGDNASGQVGDGTTTNRLVPVQVPGLSGVVAVAAGLSHSLAVRSGGGVWAWGLNSSGQLGDGTTTSRSVPVQTQGLSGVVAVAAGTWHSLAVRFDGTVWAWGSNGTSQLGDDSRSSRSVPVQTQGLSGVVAVAAGSSHSLALRSNGTVWAWGSNTFGQRGDGVAAHHPVPVPVQGLEGVVAMAASQFHSLAVYSDGTVWAWGDNSRGQLGDGTTSNRSVPVRVQGLSGVVAVAAGSAHSLAVRSDGTVWAWGYNAQGQLGDGTTTDRLVAVQVQGLSGVVAVAAGSAYSLAVHSDGTVWAWGSNASGQVGDGTTSNRRVPVQVQGLSGVVAVAAGSSHSLVVRSDGTVWAWGYNSSGQLGDGTTSNRRVPVQAQGLSGVGAVAAGTWHSLAVRSDGTVWAWGKNGQGQLGDGTTIDRLVPVQAQGLSGGVAVAAGSAHSLAMRSDGSVWAWGDNFDGPLGDGTTIDRLVPVQAQGLSGGVAVAAGSAHSLAALSDGTLWSWGNNAYGQLGNAPPTSATTPIRSLLY